In Bacillus sp. FJAT-45037, the following are encoded in one genomic region:
- the mnhG gene encoding monovalent cation/H(+) antiporter subunit G, translated as MTAVEIILSIFILLGGFLSLLGSIGIIRFPDVYGRLHAATKSATLGVISIMFATFLYFFLTHDMFIGKLLLTILFVFLTAPVAGMMMGRSAYRVGVPLAGISKQDDLKKMYDKKMKGSRS; from the coding sequence TTGACCGCGGTTGAGATCATTCTAAGCATCTTTATTTTACTTGGTGGGTTTTTAAGCTTGCTGGGTTCGATCGGGATCATTCGTTTTCCTGATGTATACGGACGATTACACGCTGCGACAAAAAGTGCAACACTCGGTGTCATCTCGATTATGTTCGCAACGTTCTTGTATTTCTTCTTGACTCATGACATGTTTATCGGTAAGTTGTTGCTTACGATTCTATTCGTGTTCTTAACCGCTCCTGTAGCTGGTATGATGATGGGACGCTCTGCTTATCGTGTAGGTGTGCCATTAGCTGGGATCAGCAAGCAAGATGATTTAAAGAAAATGTATGATAAGAAGATGAAGGGAAGCAGGTCTTAA
- a CDS encoding Na(+)/H(+) antiporter subunit F1 yields MFHSILMIVLMVMSVSLFICFIRTLIGPTMSDRIVALDTFGINLIGFIGVIMILQDTLAYSEVVLVISILAFVGSIALSKFIERGVVFDRG; encoded by the coding sequence ATGTTTCATTCAATTTTAATGATTGTTCTTATGGTCATGTCTGTATCGTTGTTCATTTGCTTTATCCGTACGTTAATCGGCCCTACGATGTCTGACCGCATCGTAGCGCTCGATACGTTTGGCATTAATTTAATTGGGTTTATTGGTGTCATTATGATCCTTCAAGATACGCTTGCTTATTCAGAGGTTGTTCTTGTCATCAGCATTCTTGCCTTTGTAGGTTCGATTGCGCTTTCTAAATTTATTGAAAGGGGTGTTGTCTTTGACCGCGGTTGA
- a CDS encoding Na+/H+ antiporter subunit E — protein MAFQILLNLVIAIIWVNFQNSYTGVDFFIGYVVGILILFVLRRFLRFDFYMRRVWAVIKLIGLFLKELVLSNIDMIRIVLSPKMNIQPGIVAVPTKLETKWELSLLACLVSLTPGTLSMDFSDDNKYIYIHAIDVPNKEEMIREIHNTFERAILEVTK, from the coding sequence ATGGCTTTTCAAATTTTATTAAATCTTGTCATTGCGATCATCTGGGTCAACTTTCAAAATAGCTATACAGGTGTAGACTTCTTCATCGGGTACGTTGTCGGGATTCTCATTTTGTTTGTCTTACGTCGCTTCTTACGCTTTGACTTTTACATGCGTCGTGTGTGGGCCGTCATTAAGTTAATTGGGTTGTTTTTGAAAGAATTAGTTCTTTCAAATATTGATATGATAAGAATCGTCTTAAGCCCTAAGATGAACATTCAACCGGGAATTGTAGCTGTACCGACGAAGCTAGAAACAAAGTGGGAGCTAAGCTTACTTGCTTGCCTTGTCTCACTAACACCTGGTACACTATCGATGGATTTTTCAGATGATAATAAGTATATTTACATTCATGCGATCGATGTTCCAAATAAAGAGGAAATGATCCGTGAAATTCATAACACATTTGAACGTGCGATTTTGGAGGTGACCAAGTAA
- a CDS encoding Na+/H+ antiporter subunit D has translation MNNLIILPILIPFIVGTILILFAKHHNLQRVVSAFTAVAMLLVSIYIAIVVYQDGIAVLELGNWQAPFGIVLVADLFATMMVILASIVGVVCLFFAFQTISSEREKFYFYPFYFFLLAGVNGAFLTGDLFNLFVFFEVMLISSYILIVMGGTKYQLRESLKYVIINVFASILFLVGVGYIYAVTGTLNMADLAVKVGQLEQTGVLNVIAVLFLVVFAMKGGLFPLYFWLPRSYYGPPAAIAALFGGLLTKVGIYAIMRTFTLIFTHDPGFTHNLILILAGLTMVFGVLGAVSQFDFKRILSYHIISQVGYMVMGLGIYTQLAIAGAIYYIAHHIIVKAALFLFAGATQKITGTTDLKKMGGLLKTHPLLAWMFFISAISLAGIPPLSGFFSKFALILAAFLEENYIIAGVALAVGLLTLFSMMKIFIYAFWGEQKHTEAQANYKVGKLLLPIVPLVALTIILGFAAEPIFQYSLQVAEQLLDPTIYIESVLKE, from the coding sequence ATGAATAACTTAATCATACTACCGATTCTAATCCCATTTATTGTAGGTACAATTCTTATCTTATTTGCAAAGCATCATAACCTTCAACGTGTAGTCAGTGCCTTTACTGCGGTTGCGATGTTGCTTGTTTCGATCTATATTGCCATTGTTGTGTATCAGGACGGAATCGCCGTTCTTGAATTAGGGAACTGGCAGGCACCATTTGGTATCGTGCTTGTTGCTGATCTGTTTGCGACAATGATGGTCATTTTAGCAAGTATTGTCGGGGTTGTTTGTTTGTTCTTTGCTTTTCAAACGATCTCATCAGAACGTGAGAAGTTCTACTTCTATCCGTTCTACTTCTTCTTACTTGCTGGGGTGAATGGAGCATTCTTGACAGGAGATTTATTCAACTTATTCGTCTTCTTCGAGGTCATGTTGATTTCATCTTATATTTTAATCGTAATGGGCGGGACGAAGTATCAATTACGTGAATCATTAAAATATGTCATTATCAACGTGTTCGCATCAATCTTGTTCCTCGTTGGTGTTGGTTATATCTACGCGGTGACAGGCACGTTAAATATGGCTGACTTAGCCGTAAAAGTTGGGCAACTTGAACAAACTGGTGTCCTTAACGTAATCGCCGTTTTATTCTTAGTGGTCTTTGCGATGAAAGGTGGATTATTCCCTCTTTATTTCTGGTTGCCACGTTCTTACTACGGGCCACCAGCAGCGATTGCCGCGTTATTCGGGGGACTACTAACGAAGGTTGGTATTTATGCGATCATGCGTACCTTCACACTAATTTTCACGCATGATCCAGGATTTACGCACAACTTAATCCTGATCTTAGCAGGGTTAACGATGGTCTTTGGGGTCCTTGGAGCCGTTTCACAGTTCGACTTCAAACGAATCCTGTCTTATCACATCATTAGTCAGGTTGGTTACATGGTGATGGGGCTAGGTATTTACACTCAACTAGCCATTGCTGGTGCGATCTACTATATCGCCCACCACATTATTGTTAAAGCGGCCTTGTTCTTATTTGCTGGGGCAACTCAAAAAATTACCGGAACAACGGACTTAAAGAAAATGGGTGGACTACTAAAAACACACCCACTACTAGCATGGATGTTCTTTATCTCTGCGATCTCACTTGCAGGTATCCCACCTCTAAGTGGATTTTTCAGTAAGTTTGCGCTTATTTTAGCTGCATTCCTTGAAGAGAATTACATTATTGCAGGGGTTGCTTTAGCCGTTGGTCTCCTTACTCTATTCTCGATGATGAAGATCTTCATCTACGCATTCTGGGGCGAACAAAAGCACACAGAAGCACAAGCAAACTACAAAGTTGGTAAGCTCCTGTTGCCGATTGTGCCACTTGTAGCCCTTACGATTATTTTAGGTTTTGCAGCCGAACCGATTTTCCAATATTCATTGCAGGTTGCAGAACAATTACTAGACCCAACGATTTATATCGAATCTGTCCTTAAGGAGTAG
- a CDS encoding Na(+)/H(+) antiporter subunit C: protein MEILMSITVGVLFMVGTYLILTKSILRVIVGLILLSHGAHLLILTMAGLQRGAPPLLSLEATTFTDPLPQALVLTAIVISFGVTSFLLVLAYRTYKEHKTDDLDQLRGSADE, encoded by the coding sequence ATGGAAATTTTAATGTCCATCACTGTTGGTGTCCTCTTTATGGTCGGAACGTATCTTATTCTTACAAAAAGCATATTACGCGTTATTGTAGGGTTAATCTTACTTTCTCATGGAGCCCATCTTCTTATTTTGACGATGGCTGGCTTACAACGAGGCGCACCACCACTACTTAGTCTTGAAGCAACGACTTTCACTGATCCGTTGCCACAAGCACTAGTTTTAACAGCAATTGTTATTAGTTTTGGGGTCACTTCATTCTTACTTGTGCTTGCCTATAGAACGTATAAAGAGCACAAGACAGATGATTTAGACCAATTAAGGGGATCTGCAGATGAATAA
- a CDS encoding Na(+)/H(+) antiporter subunit B, translated as MKNIKSNDVLLHSVTRIVTFIILTFSVYLFFAGHNNPGGGFIGGLMTASALLLMYLGFDMKSIKKAIPFDFTKMIAFGLLLAIATGFGGMLVGDPFLTQYFEYYQIPILGETELTTALPFDLGIYLVVVGIALLIILTIAEDDM; from the coding sequence GTGAAGAATATAAAATCTAATGATGTCCTTCTTCATTCTGTTACTCGTATTGTGACATTCATCATCCTGACATTTTCCGTTTATTTATTCTTCGCCGGTCACAATAACCCCGGCGGAGGTTTTATCGGCGGATTAATGACAGCAAGTGCTTTATTATTGATGTATCTTGGATTTGATATGAAGAGCATCAAAAAAGCCATTCCATTTGACTTCACAAAAATGATCGCTTTTGGTCTATTGTTAGCGATCGCTACAGGATTTGGTGGAATGTTAGTTGGAGATCCATTTCTAACTCAATATTTTGAGTACTACCAAATCCCCATTCTAGGTGAGACCGAATTAACAACAGCACTACCTTTTGATTTAGGCATTTATTTAGTTGTTGTCGGGATTGCTCTATTGATAATTCTTACGATTGCGGAGGATGATATGTAA
- a CDS encoding Na+/H+ antiporter subunit A has product MTVLHWATISPFLLAILIPFLYKYARRVHTGWFVLILPLVLFIYFIQYLTVTSSGEVVEHTVPWVPSLGINFTVFIDGLSILFALLITGIGTLVILYSIFYLSKKTESLNNFYVYLLMFMGAMLGVVLSDNLIVLYVFWELTSLASSLLISYWFHREKSTYGAQKSMLITVFGGFAMLGGFILLYVMTETFSIRGIIDNVDLVTSSPLFLPAMILVLLGAFTKSAQFPFHIWLPDAMEAPTPVSAYLHSATMVKAGIYLVARLTPVFGGAPEWFWLLTGFGTMTLIWGSVSAVRQKDLKGILAFSTISQLGLIMSLLGLGSASLHYGNSTEATFYSFATMAAIFHLINHATFKGSLFMTAGIIDHETGTRDIRKLGGLMSIMPITFTVSLIGLASMAGLPPFNGFLSKEMFFTGLLRAQEMEIWNMQTLGILLPVVAWIASVFTFLYCLIMFFKTFTGKFKPENYDVKVHEAPIGMLISPIILGSLVVVFGFFPNILAYTIIEPAMHAILPTVLAEGELFHVDIYMWHGFNAELFMTFGVIAVGTLLYFMMKSWSKTAFYLKERDPLNWFYDNGLSGVISGSQAVTRIQMTGLLRDYFVYMTVFMVLLLGYTMFRYDAFTINTTDVTSIAPYIWVLTIVFIAATISIPFINQRMTVIIVVGVIGFLLALLFVVFRAPDLALTQLLVETVTVVLFMLAFYHLPELRKEEFKPRFNILNLVISIGVGFLVTAIALSSLALGSEAGIEPISQFFVENSKELAGGYNMVNVILVDFRGLDTLLEVLVLGIAALGVVTLIKLRMTGREDV; this is encoded by the coding sequence TTGACCGTACTACATTGGGCTACGATTTCGCCTTTTTTGTTAGCAATTTTGATCCCATTTTTGTACAAATACGCTAGACGGGTTCATACAGGCTGGTTTGTCTTAATTTTGCCGCTTGTGCTTTTTATTTACTTTATCCAATATCTTACTGTGACTTCCTCAGGTGAGGTTGTCGAACACACCGTTCCATGGGTACCTTCCCTTGGAATTAATTTTACTGTATTCATTGATGGGCTAAGCATACTGTTTGCCTTACTCATCACAGGAATTGGAACGCTCGTTATCCTCTATTCGATCTTCTACTTATCGAAGAAGACTGAGAGCCTGAACAATTTTTATGTGTATCTACTCATGTTCATGGGGGCCATGCTTGGGGTTGTCTTATCCGATAACTTAATTGTCCTTTATGTATTCTGGGAATTAACAAGTTTAGCTTCTTCATTATTAATTAGTTATTGGTTCCATCGTGAAAAATCTACATACGGTGCACAAAAATCAATGTTAATCACTGTATTTGGTGGATTTGCTATGTTAGGTGGTTTCATCTTACTTTATGTAATGACAGAAACGTTTAGCATTCGTGGAATCATTGATAATGTTGATCTTGTGACATCAAGCCCGTTATTCTTACCAGCAATGATTCTTGTATTGCTTGGTGCGTTTACAAAATCTGCACAATTCCCATTCCACATTTGGTTACCAGATGCAATGGAAGCCCCTACACCTGTCAGTGCCTATTTACATTCGGCAACGATGGTTAAAGCAGGGATCTATCTTGTTGCTCGTTTAACACCTGTATTTGGTGGAGCGCCGGAATGGTTCTGGCTTCTTACTGGATTTGGTACGATGACGCTCATATGGGGATCTGTATCTGCGGTTCGACAAAAAGACCTTAAAGGAATTCTTGCTTTCTCGACGATTAGTCAACTCGGTCTCATTATGAGTTTACTCGGACTCGGTTCTGCTTCTCTTCACTATGGCAATAGCACAGAAGCAACGTTTTATTCCTTTGCAACGATGGCTGCGATCTTCCACTTAATTAACCACGCTACATTTAAGGGAAGCTTGTTCATGACTGCCGGAATTATAGACCATGAAACAGGCACTCGTGATATACGTAAGCTAGGTGGATTGATGTCGATCATGCCGATCACCTTTACGGTTTCATTAATTGGTCTCGCATCTATGGCTGGTTTGCCGCCGTTTAATGGATTCCTAAGTAAAGAAATGTTCTTTACAGGACTCTTGCGTGCTCAAGAAATGGAGATATGGAACATGCAAACACTCGGTATCTTGCTCCCAGTGGTAGCTTGGATTGCCAGTGTGTTTACCTTCTTATACTGCCTAATTATGTTTTTCAAAACATTCACAGGTAAGTTTAAACCAGAGAACTATGATGTAAAAGTGCATGAAGCACCAATTGGAATGCTTATTAGCCCGATTATTTTAGGGTCATTAGTCGTCGTGTTCGGATTCTTCCCGAACATTCTTGCTTACACCATTATTGAACCTGCCATGCATGCGATTCTTCCTACGGTTTTAGCGGAGGGTGAATTGTTTCATGTTGATATTTATATGTGGCACGGATTTAACGCTGAATTATTTATGACGTTTGGGGTCATAGCTGTTGGTACACTCCTCTACTTCATGATGAAGAGTTGGTCGAAGACGGCATTCTATCTAAAAGAACGCGACCCACTAAACTGGTTCTACGATAATGGACTAAGTGGAGTCATCAGTGGTTCTCAAGCTGTAACTAGAATTCAAATGACAGGTCTATTACGCGACTACTTCGTCTATATGACAGTCTTTATGGTTCTGTTACTCGGATACACAATGTTCCGCTACGATGCCTTTACAATTAATACAACAGATGTGACGAGCATCGCTCCTTACATTTGGGTGTTGACAATCGTCTTTATCGCGGCAACGATCTCCATTCCGTTTATTAATCAACGAATGACGGTCATTATTGTCGTCGGGGTCATCGGTTTCTTACTAGCTTTATTATTTGTTGTGTTCCGTGCACCAGACTTAGCACTTACGCAACTTCTAGTTGAAACAGTAACCGTCGTCTTGTTCATGCTTGCGTTTTACCATTTACCAGAACTTCGCAAAGAAGAGTTCAAGCCACGCTTTAATATTTTAAACTTGGTGATCTCGATTGGTGTTGGTTTCCTTGTCACTGCGATTGCATTAAGTTCTCTAGCTTTAGGTAGCGAAGCAGGCATTGAACCAATTTCTCAATTCTTTGTCGAGAATTCTAAAGAACTTGCTGGTGGTTACAACATGGTTAACGTCATCTTAGTTGACTTCCGTGGACTTGATACGTTACTAGAAGTACTCGTACTAGGTATCGCAGCTCTTGGTGTCGTTACCTTAATTAAGTTACGAATGACAGGGAGGGAAGATGTGTGA
- a CDS encoding sporulation histidine kinase inhibitor Sda has translation MRNLSDELLIETYYKAIELDLNADFIELIQLEIRRRSLLNKIKLSS, from the coding sequence ATGAGAAATTTATCGGATGAACTGTTGATTGAAACCTATTACAAAGCCATTGAACTTGATCTAAACGCTGATTTTATTGAATTAATTCAACTAGAAATACGCCGCCGTTCGTTGCTTAATAAAATTAAACTTTCTTCATAA